The following nucleotide sequence is from Achromobacter spanius.
CATTCCGGCAGTTGCAGCAGCGCATCCGCCACCGCGGCCTGCTCGGCATGGCGCAGTGAACGCCCCTGCACGTAGGCCACGCCCACCACGCCCGCCCCGGCTGCGTCCAGCGTCACCGCGCAGCGCGTCACGGTCATTTCGCCCAGGTTGAAACGCGCCCCGGTGCCCCCGCTGCGCGCCCGCACCATGGCCATGCCGGTCTGGGCGGGCCGCAACATCTGGTGCGATGGCACGCTGCCCAAGCCGCTGAACGCCCCTTCCAGCGCGGCCGGGTCGGCCAGCGACAACACGCGCATCCAGGCGGCGCGCCGGGCATCGGGCGCTTGCTGCCCGGTTTGTGACTGATCCATAATTTCCTCTACACGTCTAGACGACTGGATGAAGTATGATCGCTTGGAAATCGAAGTTCAACAGGCTGGCGTGAATTTTTGATGACAGTTGCGGTGCGTGTGCACTGCCTATCCGGCGCGCGCCGCATCGGGCACAATCACAGCCATTCTTCATGAAGCTGATATGACAGCACGAGCAGACCCCATGGTTGAAAGAGGTTCCGGCATCGCCGTCTGGCGGCAAATTGGTGAGTCCCTGGCGGACGACATCCGCAACAAGCTCTATCTGGCGGGCGAGCAGTTGCCCTCCGAACCCGAGCTGGCCGCCAAGTTTTCGGTCAACCGCCACACCATCCGGCGCGCCATGGGCGAGCTGGAGCAAAGTGGCTTGGTCCGCATCGAACAGGGCCGTGGCACGTTCGTGCAAGAGCACGCCATTGACTACGCCATCGGCAAGCGCACGCGCTTTTCCGAAAACCTGCGCAGCCAGGGCATGCTGGGCCACCAGGAAGTGCTGGGCAGCCAGAGCTTGCGCGCGGCCGATATCGCCAAGCACCTGGGGCTGGCCCGCACTGCCCCGCTGCTGCGCGTGCAAATCGTGGGCAAGGCGGAAAACCGCCCGATCAGCGCCTCTGAGCACTTCCTAGACGAAAAGCGGTTTCCGGATTTTGCCGAGCGCCTGACCGCGTTGCGCTCGGTGTCCAAGGTGTATGCGCATTACGGCATTGGCGACTACACGCGCAAGTGGTCGCGCATTACCGCCGTGCTGCCCACGCCGGAAGTCGCGCGCCTGCTGGGCCAGCCCAAGACCCGGCCCATTTTGCAGATTGAAGCCTTGAACGTGGATCAGGACGGCGCCCCGCTGCAATACAGCATCACCCGCTTCGTGGGCGATCTGGTGCAATTGATGGTGGCGGACGACAGTTAAGCCGCGCGGCCATCGCCGCCGTTGATCGCGCGGCGGCGATGAAACACGCGGAGCGGGAACGTACCGGATAAAAAAAACAGCAGCGCCGACAAGCAACATAACTCATCTAGACATCTGGTTGTCATGCAAGATCGATAACGTCACACCATGAACTCACACGCCCCCTCGCCCCTGGCCGGTGTTACAGGCCAACGCATCCTGACGCCGCGCGGCGTCGAACAAGCCAGCCTGCGCTTTCATGGCGGGCTTATCGACGACGGCGGCGGCTCGCCCGCGCGCGGCGCCCCTTGGTTCGACGCCGGCCAACTGCTGGTGCTGCCCGGTATCGTCGACCTGCACGGCGACGCCTTTGAACGCGCGATCATGCCCCGGCCCAGTGTCACCTTTCCGTATGACAGCGCCTTGTTCGACGTAGACCGCCAACTGCTGGCCAACGGCATCACCACCGAATTTCACGGTGTCACGCTCTCCTGGGAAGGCGGGCTGCGCGGCGAGGTCTATGCCGAACGCATGTTCGACGCGCTGGAACGCATGCAGCCGATGATGGGCGCGCGCCACTACGTGCACCTGCGCTTTGAAACGCATCACGTGGGCGGTGTGGAGCTGGCCCAGC
It contains:
- the phnG gene encoding phosphonate C-P lyase system protein PhnG: MDQSQTGQQAPDARRAAWMRVLSLADPAALEGAFSGLGSVPSHQMLRPAQTGMAMVRARSGGTGARFNLGEMTVTRCAVTLDAAGAGVVGVAYVQGRSLRHAEQAAVADALLQLPEWHDTVQAQLIQPLARQHADKVDNQARVAAQTKVEFFTMVRGED
- the phnF gene encoding phosphonate metabolism transcriptional regulator PhnF produces the protein MVERGSGIAVWRQIGESLADDIRNKLYLAGEQLPSEPELAAKFSVNRHTIRRAMGELEQSGLVRIEQGRGTFVQEHAIDYAIGKRTRFSENLRSQGMLGHQEVLGSQSLRAADIAKHLGLARTAPLLRVQIVGKAENRPISASEHFLDEKRFPDFAERLTALRSVSKVYAHYGIGDYTRKWSRITAVLPTPEVARLLGQPKTRPILQIEALNVDQDGAPLQYSITRFVGDLVQLMVADDS